One segment of Caldanaerobius polysaccharolyticus DSM 13641 DNA contains the following:
- a CDS encoding glycoside hydrolase family 13 protein has translation MIKEAVFHKSDSTYAYPIDEKSLVIKLRTGREDIDKVILCYGDRYDPDNPVNMYEKEMTVAYRDSLFDYYETIITPPFNRICYFFKLISGDEVKIFCRDRFSERPPADRNRYYMFPYICRGDIYHKYDWWEDSIFYQIFVDRFYKENIDSQWFRKPKSDDIFGGNLKGIIQKLDYLCELGINRIYLTPIFKSDSNHKYDTIDYYKIDENFGDEAIFKKLIDECHKRGIKVILDAVFNHTSDKFFAFKDAMENGDNSRYRDWYFIKNRDEYETFGYVKNMPKLNTANEQVSEYLLGIARYWIENFDIDGWRLDVANEIDHNFWRRFRNEVKRAKKDAFIIGEVWDGGESYLKGDQFDSVMNYPFMFILVDYFAKNAIDTYEFDYLINNLFVRYKKYIRTILLNLIDSHDTCRFLYECGGDIEKMKMAVFFQMTCIGIPMIFYGDEAGLTGANDPDCRRTIDFDRINKDLFEFYKKLIKIRKENRALRAGEYRTVLVHHDVYAYSRYLDDEEIINVFNKGERAKKISLKINGGKVLDLYNNEEYAVSNGVLDIEIQPGGKYILKVM, from the coding sequence ATGATAAAAGAGGCAGTATTTCATAAAAGCGACAGCACCTATGCATATCCTATTGATGAAAAAAGCCTTGTGATAAAACTCAGGACAGGGCGAGAGGATATAGATAAAGTGATTCTCTGCTACGGTGATAGATACGATCCCGATAATCCAGTAAATATGTATGAAAAGGAAATGACGGTAGCATATCGCGACAGTTTATTTGATTACTATGAAACTATAATAACGCCTCCCTTTAACAGGATATGTTACTTTTTTAAATTGATTAGCGGTGATGAAGTGAAGATTTTCTGCCGGGATCGTTTTTCTGAAAGGCCGCCTGCTGACAGGAATAGGTACTATATGTTCCCCTATATATGTAGAGGCGATATTTATCACAAGTATGACTGGTGGGAAGATTCCATCTTTTATCAGATATTTGTGGATAGATTTTACAAAGAGAATATTGACAGTCAGTGGTTTAGAAAGCCCAAAAGCGATGATATTTTTGGCGGCAATCTAAAAGGGATCATCCAAAAACTTGATTATCTATGTGAATTGGGAATTAACCGTATATATTTAACTCCTATTTTTAAATCCGACAGCAATCATAAGTACGATACAATAGACTATTACAAAATTGACGAAAATTTTGGTGATGAAGCGATCTTTAAGAAGCTGATAGATGAATGTCATAAAAGAGGCATAAAGGTGATACTGGACGCGGTTTTTAACCATACAAGCGATAAATTTTTTGCATTTAAAGATGCTATGGAGAATGGGGATAATTCAAGGTATAGAGATTGGTATTTTATAAAAAACAGAGATGAGTACGAGACCTTTGGTTATGTAAAAAATATGCCCAAGCTCAACACTGCAAATGAACAGGTTAGTGAATATCTGCTTGGCATAGCGAGGTACTGGATAGAGAATTTCGATATCGATGGCTGGAGACTTGATGTGGCCAACGAAATAGACCATAATTTCTGGAGAAGATTTAGAAATGAAGTCAAGCGGGCAAAAAAAGACGCATTTATAATCGGAGAGGTATGGGATGGAGGTGAGAGCTACTTAAAAGGCGATCAATTTGACTCTGTCATGAATTATCCATTTATGTTTATACTTGTTGATTATTTTGCCAAAAATGCCATAGACACCTATGAATTTGACTATTTGATAAATAATTTATTTGTAAGATACAAAAAGTATATCCGCACGATACTTTTAAACCTGATTGATAGCCATGATACGTGCAGATTTCTTTATGAATGTGGCGGAGATATCGAGAAAATGAAGATGGCAGTGTTTTTCCAGATGACGTGTATAGGTATACCTATGATATTTTACGGAGATGAGGCCGGTCTTACAGGTGCCAATGATCCTGATTGCAGGAGGACAATTGACTTTGACAGAATAAATAAGGATCTATTTGAATTTTACAAAAAGTTAATTAAGATCAGGAAAGAAAACAGAGCCCTGCGGGCAGGAGAATACAGGACGGTTTTAGTCCATCATGATGTATACGCGTATAGCAGGTATTTAGATGATGAAGAAATAATAAATGTTTTTAACAAAGGGGAACGGGCGAAAAAAATATCATTAAAAATAAACGGAGGCAAAGTGCTTGATTTATATAACAACGAAGAATATGCCGTATCAAATGGAGTACTTGATATAGAAATACAGCCGGGGGGTAAGTATATACTTAAGGTGATGTAA